The Capsicum annuum cultivar UCD-10X-F1 chromosome 3, UCD10Xv1.1, whole genome shotgun sequence genomic sequence TGTAAATTCGGATCATATCATCAAAGTAAGCCTCGCAAAAATATGTGGTGAAGGCAACACAAAGCCAGGGCCAACATTAGCTACTCAAATCTACGAACTTTTATAGAAGCTTTGAGTCAGAAGTATCTTTAAGAAGTGAACACCTTAATGAAGCGTACTCATCAACAAGAATGAACATCTCTATACTTGTAATTGCTCACGAACACATTCATATGCAGTAAGCCAGAAAAAAAACCCAGGGGTCAAGGCCTAGATACTTAATTTTCTACCTTTTGGATCATAAAACTTCTGGCCCACTATAAAATTTCAAGCCAGTAGCCTAGGAAAATATGATGATCTAAAACAATAAGGAATTCTACATCAGTAGCTTAGAAAAAAAAGCTTTCTTTATTCAACTTAATGAACCATGTCGTATGGGTACAATATGAATATTGGTACTTTAGCTGGATCTTTCCAAATGCACACCAAATTTGAAAAGAGCTAAACTTATCATACTGGATACATGCCCGTATACAATACCCTACATGAGTCTGCATCCATTTAAGTAGTGCCTCTTTAGTAAGGGAAGTGGAGAATGACATATATTTATCACAACTTCAAAATGATTTAGCTAAAAGACAGGACTGGGTTACAATATGGGATTAGCTTGTTGCATATGTTAATTTAAGTGTAGGATAACTATTAAAAACAGTAACCTCTATCTTCTGAAGCAAATGCATAAGTTTGCAAATTTGACCTCTATGTCACTTGGCCGCGCAGAAATAAATCCATAGGCTATAGAAAAATAATCCATAAGAGCAAAGTTTTCTATAGGCATATTTCTCGATTTCTATCTCCAGAAAACCATTTTTGAAAGCTATTATAAAACACAAATGCCCAATATCTAATATTACATGGGTCAGACCAACTTATTCTAGAAGCTAAAGATGATCCCAGTTaccaattttacatgtttatgtacAACAACAATCCCACAAGTGGAGTCTGACCTTTTGAGTTTGGGATTTTCTAGAGTTTGAAAAAGAGAACTAGCAACTAATGCAAAAACAGCCAATTAGAAAGCAAGAGTCGTGCTTTTAATCCTCCAAGCTGAGGGTAGAATGTACAAACAAAAACATGAATAAGATGATTAAAATTACCAAGCCAAATTTTCCAATGGGCTTTCCAAGAGAGACATTATCACTGGCACAGCTTCACTAAAGGTAACTGATGATTTTATTCCCCAAAGAAGCTCTATCTGCTGCGGTATGTCACTTGATGTAGGCTCTATAGGCATCGTTAGAAACACCATAACTTTTACTGTACAGTAAGATGAAGAGAAAAGACAgatgaaattaataaaaacaacaaatttcATGTTCACTGATATAAATAAATAGATGATGGATATAATTCAGACCTGCATTTAACAGCAGATTTCGGTCATCTTGACAATATTCAATAATGGGAATCAAATCTTTGCCCACGATATTCCATTTACATACTTGCTTAAACACTTCTCTTGTTTGAGGGTCATCTCTTCTTAGAAACCTCAACAAATCTTTCAGATTATCTGCCAAGGAACCAGGATTAACGAATAAACAATACCATCTAAACAGCTCAAACTTGACAATTCCTACACGCTAATAGAAATTAATATTAAGCTAGCAAAACGAAGTTGGCTTAAAACTGAAAACTTTTCATCAATTAATCAATCGCGCATAACTCAATTCCAAACTAGCTGAGATCAAGCAAATGGATCACTCTATTCGGGCTGACTTCATtccaatatttaaagaaaaaaaaaactaaaggatTTTAACGAGCAAATAACCACTTAGATTGAATTAAAAGGTACTCTCTCTATTTTGTCTCTGTTTCAATTTGTTcatcttactttcctttttagtccgaaTCAACTTCTGTCAactcttcaatttcaattttacaaattttaagaacacgggattaaaggacattttggtacattttagGTACATTTAGATTAGGATCACGAAATTCAActcttttttcaatttcttaaactctgtgccAAATCAAAATtggacaaacaaattgaaacgttCCCAATCCGAACGAGGTGGAAAAAGAGAAATGTGAGAATAGAGGGAAATCTGAACAAACCTAGGCAGTATTTTCCTGGGGTATATCCAATTCGATTTCCATCATCGTCCTCTTCAATCGTCCCAAGGCCAGCGCAAATCGTTGACAATCCTTCCATGGCTCGAATCAGGTATTATAattggtatgaaaaaggatgttGGTGAAGTGTTTTTAATGGTAATGGTGGAAGAAATTTTGGATCTTTTAGGAAGTGATGAGTAAGTTTTAGCTTAGGGCTTTGATGGCGCCAAAGGGTTTACTATATGAAATTCTTTCCCGCTCTTTGGAATTGATAAGGTGCAACTAGGACCACCGAACAAGTATAAGTACCATGATGTGGCAGACTAccaagggtgtgtttggtatgatggaaaattttttctcattttcccaTTTCCCCATGTTtggttgtaaaaaaaaaaatttagaaaatatcttCCAAAGCCACTTGTTTTCCTTATTTTGAGGTAAAATGACTTCCCTAATAAatcaagggaagtcattttccagacAAAAGAGCTTATACGCATATCTCTCTTCTTTACCTCTAACAAAATTGACACTGCCAGCACAGATCATTGTTGTCTCCAAATTTAGGGCTTTCTCCCATCTCTCTCTTCCCCCAATTGTAAGAATTTCAAAGGTATGTCcataactaattttttttgtgGTGCTTGATAAAAAAGTTctgcaattttttcttttttgcttgtTTGGGTTTCTGTTTTGAGGTCACTTTTAtgcaaaaattgaaatttgaatttctgaTTTGAGTTCAATTTTGCTTGATTGGGTCTATTTCTTGATAAGACTTGAGTTGCTATATTAATACTACCAttatatttacaaataaaaattgaacATAATTCCACTACACAAGAAGGAGGAGCTGGTTTCATCTTTCTGTTCTATCGCAACTTCGACTTCTGGGCAAAAAGCTTCAGTTTTTCTTCCATATTATCCAAAACAGTAcaaacaaaaatctatatgtTATTAGATTTGGTGGGTTAGAGTTTATGGAAGAAAAATAAACTTACCATTTTCGTTTCTTACATAATTTTCCTATCGTGTTgaataaattttcttatttttattattattaacccAAATAGTACTAGAAGAAAAAGATGCATTACGTAATTGTGGCATACTTAAACCAACTGTTATGATTCAATGTATTCttttttgatgatttgaattttgaacttaaattgctttattttgagccggtggtctatcgaaaatagcctctctatttCACATTTAAGGTAGTGATATGGAATGCGTACAATTACCCTCCCCATACCGCACTTGGTATGAATAtattgtgtatgttgttgttgttgtatataataaatgaaatataatgaaATTACAATGGTCACTACAACAGATGGTTCGACTAACCAAGATGACGATGATGCAATAATTGGAGTTGCAGCTACATCTATTTTAGTTGCCTGGGTTGCAATAATTGTTGCCTACGAACATGAAAGTAGCATTCCTAGAGAACCATATGttaataaagatcaagaaagagAATTTTACATGAATAGTATTTTGAATGGAAGTGATGTTCACAGTGTAGGTCAGATAAGAATGAGTAAGCATGCGTTTTATGAACTATGCAATGCTCTTAGAAGGAATAGTTTCTTGTGTTCAACCAAAAATATGTCTGTTCAAGAACAAGTGCTGATATTTTTAGAGATTGTTGGTTTTAATAAACGATTTCGGAAGATTGAATTACACTTTTATAGGTCAACCGAGTCTATTCATCGATGCTTCCACAccatgcttcaagtagttttgaAGCTCTATCCAATCCTTATAAAATCACCGGATGGAACCGTCCAACCGGAGATAATGAACAACCATCGATATTATCCCTGGTTTACCGTAAGtgacatactaaaattttatattctAAGATATTTTGTTAAAAATACTACATATTATTAACTTAAGTTGTGTATAGGATTGTGTAGGAGCAAAAGATGGAACACATGTGCTTGCATCTATCCCTATTGAACAACAAAATAGATTTCATGGTCGAAAAGGCACAACAACACAAAATGTATTAGCCGTCATTAACTTTAATTTGAAGTTCATGTATGTGCTTGCTGGTTGGGAAGGATCTACACATGATTCTCGCATATTAAATGATACATTGAAGAGACCACATGGTCTCCAAATCTCACAAGGTATCTTATTCAATGTAAAGTAGTTTATATGAAACGTAGGTGAACAAAGTATATTAATTAACTTTAGTTTGGCTTTATAGATAAATACTATCTTGTAGATGTGGGATATAGACTTCATAAAGGGTTTATTCCTCCTTATCATGGAATACGCTATCACTTGCAAAAATATAGTGATTGTTCTCCCCAAAATGAAAGAGAATTGTTCAATCTTCATCGTGCATCACTGAGATCCTCAGTTGAACATGCCTTTGATATTCTAAAGAGACGATTTCGTGTGATTGACAATGAACATTTTTGGGACTTTAAGACACAAGTGAATGTGGCATTAGCGTCGTGCATTTTACATAATCACATAGTTGATTCGGAGCCAAATGACATAATAATACAAGAAGTAGATGTTGAAGCAGTAATTCAACTTCAAAATGCTCAAATTACTCAAAATTCTCAAGGAAGTCAAAGCTATCAAACACAAAGAGAAAGGCGAGAAGAAGCTAGACAACGGTCATCAAAAAGAGATGCAATTGCTCATGCCATGTTTGTAAATTATGATAGGTGAAGGAATGAGGGACTTTAGTGTATTAAGAAACTTTGATAGCTAAATAGACAATGCTGCTTGATTTTGTTTTTGATACTTTCTTATTTCTTCGTATTGTTGTAGTAATTGGCCAGATCCTGTATGAAAGAAATACTTCTATGGTTATTATTGTTTTTCTATTAGCTTTGAGTGTtctttttactactatttttatttggtatatgtaGAGTGCACAGGTTTCTactaatttgtatttgtattgtgttGAGTATGAATTGTTCacatagtttcttgacttgtaaCAGTAAATCATGGGGAAAAAGGCGAGAAGCAGTTTAGGTGGTCAAAACCAATGAAATAATTGATGTTGGAGATTCTATCCGATGAAGTAAAGCAAGGGAATAAATCAACGAATCAGTTTAAGGCCAACTCGTTTAATCGTGTTTTGAATGCCATTAACGAACAATTAGGAATGGATTGTTCATCTAAGCTTGTGGAGAATCATCTTAAAACAATAAGAAACACTTGTAGTACAATCCAAACTCTACTAAACAAAAGTGGTCTTGGATGGGATGACAACTTGAAGATGATTACGGCCAGTCCCAAAGTCTATACGGTTCATATTCAGGTAAGCAATAGTTTTAGACACtgattttcacatgtttcttACATTTGGGGGTCTCATCCCCCTCTGGCTGGTTGATTGATGCCTGTTGTAGTGATAAATTGGTTATTTATGCTGAAGATTTAACAGTTATTCTTCAGATCATCTACGGATCAATACTGAGCTAAAACATGTGGATATTTTAATTAGTAACATGACGATATATAGAAAAAATCAGAGAATTAGGATAGTAGATTAGTAGGTAGTTAAGTGTTTTGCTTTTCCATTCCCAGATTATTAGTCTTCttcttgtattttttgtattcgtatatttttaattcttttggttgttcccttagacttaattattgtattttcttcTTGGTTCTTCCTGTGTGTTGTTGTTATCGTCCTTTTCATCTGTTTTGAGTTgtgggtctatcggaaacaacctttcttcatttttaaggAAGGGATAAGGTTTGCGTACGCACTTCCCTTTTGAGACTCTACATAAGTTGTTGTTGTTGCCTTCCAGCATTCAAAACATATGGTCTTCAGCGATGGTGTGCCTCAGTGACATGTGTCAAACTTATTTGATCTAAAGCTAgtgaaaattaattataatatatatggaTATCACCGACTTACATATccatttatgatttcttaagaCATGATAATATCATGATTTTCAATGACAGAGTAGCTATGAGAGAATGGAGGTTAGCTGCTTGTATTATCTTCAGGATCGTAAATATGTAAAAGGATATCACATTCAGGtgttatcaaaataaaagatcCACCTTTAAGCCGCAACCATGCATGCATCATTTCATGAGCCAGAATTGAACCAATCAATAACCTGAAAAAGTCTTGAGTTATGATTAAATTTGTCTTCGAATAGAGTGAGTTATGAGTAAATTTTTCATCTAATATTTTGTCCTTTGACTATGCcttgtctagattgttttatACTGAACATTATTctattttgagccgggggtctttcgaaAACCTCTCTATCTCATTTCTAATCTTTGTAATGTAGGCACATCCCAATCATGACAAGTTcatcaacaaaaaaattgaaatatttgataaaatgtctcttgTGTGTGGAAATGATTGGGCTAGGGGAGTTTGTGCTAAATCATTCGAAGATATagattttgatagtttttctgagaaagataatgataatgaccttgaaggaccatcCATCGAAAAAAGATATGCAAGCAACCGAAGCTTCTCAAATCAAGGCAAGTCGCAAAAGAAAACATTCTTTTGAGATGTAAGATGTCGTTGGTGATATATCAATAAAGTTTGGAGAAGTGGCAACGACAATCGGTAGAATGGTTGATAGTCGTCTAGATGTGATAAAGTTGTatgaagaagttatggaaatAGAAGGTTATAATGAAGAGTTCCTCGGTGATGCTTTTGATTATTTGGTGCAAAGCGACACTCTAGCTAAGGCATTCATggtcaaaaatcaaaatcttcgTAAGGTATGGTTGGAACGATTCAAGCAACAACAATAGTgacacctattggttggtttagcTTCATAGGAATTGGAAGCAACTATTATTTGCATgcttttgtttttgataatgtaTCGTGTATTTGCTTCCAAACTTCTCTCCGttcttttgtttttgataatgtaTCGTGTATTTGCTTCCAAACTTCTCTCTTTTGTGCATTTGTGGGAATTGATTAGGAAGCTTGAATTATGTAAgaaatagttgcttaaattttagctttttgtaatattttgatacTCGATATTGGtattatttgctatgcttaaattagttccgACAGAATGTTGAGTTTTTGATATACTAGTTAATTGTTCAgtagtatttttcaaaaaatattttctcctctCGCCAATCAAACAACTAAAaacatttttaagaaaaatattttctattcaccaaccaaacaccataaaatatttttcaaaaaatatttttcaccccaccaaccaaacatgagaaaataagtagaaaatcaacttatttttcataaaaacattttccagaaaaatattttccatggaaaacattttccatcataccaaacacaccccaaATGTTTttaagatggagaaaatctttttttttttctgatgcCAATATAACTTATATTATCAGAAAATGCTCGAAATTCAAATAAACCCTTGTTTTAGGAAATGGACTCAACACACCTTACTATTTCTCTCTTTCatataattttatcaaaaaaaaaatttctatcttTCAAGTGGAGTTGAGGTCAGTGTACAGTGTATCTCAGTAGCTTACACAGACTTTTTAGTAAGGAAtaacaatatttaaataaaaaagtatataaaTTTAATCATCACATTACTAGTATGATATATCCTTGACCCATCGGTATAATGTAGTTTctattatctatatctatatctatgatatattaaaagtatgaagacccttagaaaagtgaattgaactttttgtccttcattaaaataatgtataataaataaaatcgtcttttcacttttttccttcaattattatttaattaaatatatcaataattgatgttgataaatatttttttccttttatatataaaaaggaaGTCCCAAAATTTAtggtaagagaaaaaaaaatatatatattccatggaaaacattttccttcaaaATCATTTGTTGTCGTTACTCTTCAATTTTCTATTGAGGAGAAGAAGGGAAAAGGTCAATCTGTATCTCTATTAAATTTATGTTCAAATATAACTTCAACTTCAGATATTTCTTTTTTCAGGTGTTagcaaaatcatatcaaaacattcacttaatcttcaCAATGCAAGTAAAAGTGAGCAAATATATACTGTTTaactataattaaataaaatgtaGTGTAGGAAGTATTCTATTTTTCTAATCAATAATAACATATCTATTGAAATGTGATTAGTGGAGTTTGAGGAGAATAGAATATACACAACTAACATTACGCcgtttttttctaaaataaagaggct encodes the following:
- the LOC124885297 gene encoding uncharacterized protein LOC124885297, which encodes MVTTTDGSTNQDDDDAIIGVAATSILVAWVAIIVAYEHESSIPREPYVNKDQEREFYMNSILNGSDVHSVGQIRMSKHAFYELCNALRRNSFLCSTKNMSVQEQVNRVYSSMLPHHASSSFEALSNPYKITGWNRPTGDNEQPSILSLVYRAKDGTHVLASIPIEQQNRFHGRKGTTTQNVLAVINFNLKFMYVLAGWEGSTHDSRILNDTLKRPHGLQISQDKYYLVDVGYRLHKGFIPPYHGIRYHLQKYSDCSPQNERELFNLHRASLRSSVEHAFDILKRRFRVIDNEHFWDFKTQVNVALASCILHNHIVDSEPNDIIIQEVDVEAVIQLQNAQITQNSQGSQSYQTQRERREEARQRSSKRDAIAHAMFVNYDR